In Acidobacteriota bacterium, a single window of DNA contains:
- the alr gene encoding alanine racemase → MWPLQLEELCRLIGGRWHAGDDSAARSPVQRVLTDSRAGVRPEDVFWGLAGPHFDGGRFAAQALADGAAAAVVSPPHGEALAMSSLQPGQAVIVVEHPLRALQTLAAEARRRFTGRLVAITGSTGKTTVKDMLHEALAGDLRVTASPQSYNSQVGVALSLLGMDLAAEVAIIECGISLPGEMVRLQAMVRPDYGILTAIGDAHLEGLGSREVTAREKARLFVALPDDGWVLVPSGEELGREALEKVGAPMLTVASLQRRRGDFELQEDHGTPVLRHGRQRVPLEPAVPGAPLLQDAALAAAAALLLGASEESVARGLRQWRPAPMRLEISTTPRGLTLINDAYTADPVSVEAALEVLRRERSSGAAVAVLGGLAQLGAARAAAHERVGRRVAQMDVDRLVVVGDGGAEIAAAARAAGLPEERVETAADIPEAAMILDEICRPGDRVLLKASRPERLERLAAMLFDSVAPARLYVDLDRVLGNYRRIHRAVGRQRGVMAMVKSFGYGLDAVRVARALEQAGIAYFAVAYPDEGVTLRDRGITTPILVQNLLHSEVDKFVRHGLTAQVVDGAQIDWLEAEAERQRRAVRVHLKIDTGMGRAGAFVTETASLARRIADSEWLLLEGLMTHFAAADDPSADDFTRQQIARFNQARQALRDAGLTVRWEHAANSATIARFPEAHYSMVRTGLALFGYSEVDERLALEQEPALRLITQVVSVKELPPGHAVGYGRTWATDQEPRRIAVVALGYSDGYPWALSNRGWMSLHGERCPVVGRVCMDVTMLDVTALGDRVQPGDEVIVFGPEDHEPNLLTLAHDAGTIPYELLTRISPRVRRIFRSSY, encoded by the coding sequence ATGTGGCCCTTGCAACTCGAAGAGCTGTGCCGCCTCATCGGCGGCCGATGGCACGCCGGGGACGACTCCGCCGCCCGGAGCCCCGTGCAGCGGGTGCTCACCGACTCCCGCGCCGGCGTCCGCCCGGAGGACGTCTTCTGGGGCCTCGCCGGCCCCCACTTCGACGGCGGCCGCTTCGCCGCCCAGGCTCTCGCCGACGGCGCGGCGGCGGCGGTGGTGTCGCCGCCCCACGGTGAGGCGCTGGCGATGTCCTCGCTGCAGCCGGGGCAGGCGGTGATCGTCGTCGAGCATCCGCTCCGGGCTCTGCAAACACTGGCTGCGGAGGCCCGGCGGCGCTTCACCGGCCGCCTCGTCGCCATCACCGGCAGTACCGGCAAGACCACCGTCAAGGACATGCTCCACGAGGCCCTCGCCGGGGACTTGCGGGTCACCGCCAGCCCCCAGTCCTACAACTCCCAGGTGGGCGTGGCCCTGAGCCTGCTGGGGATGGATCTGGCAGCGGAAGTGGCGATCATCGAATGCGGCATCAGCCTGCCCGGCGAGATGGTCCGGCTGCAGGCCATGGTGCGCCCCGACTACGGCATCCTCACCGCCATCGGCGACGCCCACCTGGAAGGCCTGGGCAGCCGCGAGGTCACCGCCCGGGAGAAGGCCCGGCTCTTCGTCGCCCTGCCCGACGACGGCTGGGTACTGGTCCCCTCCGGGGAGGAGCTGGGCCGCGAGGCGCTGGAGAAGGTCGGCGCACCAATGCTCACCGTGGCTTCACTGCAACGCCGCCGCGGAGACTTCGAGCTGCAGGAGGACCACGGCACGCCGGTCCTGCGCCACGGCCGCCAGCGAGTCCCCCTAGAGCCGGCGGTGCCGGGGGCGCCGTTGCTGCAGGATGCAGCCCTGGCGGCGGCGGCGGCCCTCCTCCTGGGCGCATCCGAGGAAAGCGTCGCCCGCGGCCTGCGCCAATGGCGCCCGGCCCCCATGCGGCTGGAAATCAGCACCACTCCCCGGGGCCTGACCCTGATCAACGACGCCTACACCGCCGACCCGGTGAGCGTCGAAGCAGCCCTCGAGGTACTGCGCCGAGAGCGCTCCAGCGGCGCCGCGGTAGCGGTGCTGGGAGGTCTCGCCCAGCTCGGCGCCGCCCGCGCTGCAGCCCACGAGCGAGTGGGGCGACGGGTCGCCCAGATGGATGTGGATCGGCTAGTAGTTGTGGGGGACGGCGGTGCCGAGATCGCCGCCGCCGCCCGCGCCGCCGGCCTGCCGGAAGAGCGCGTGGAAACCGCCGCCGACATCCCCGAAGCGGCCATGATCCTCGACGAGATCTGCCGCCCCGGCGACCGGGTCCTGCTCAAAGCCAGCCGGCCGGAACGCCTCGAGCGCCTCGCCGCCATGCTCTTCGACTCCGTGGCGCCGGCCCGGCTCTACGTCGACCTCGACCGCGTCCTGGGCAACTACCGGCGCATCCACCGCGCCGTGGGCCGCCAGCGGGGGGTCATGGCAATGGTCAAGAGCTTCGGCTACGGTCTCGATGCGGTGCGGGTGGCCCGAGCCCTGGAACAGGCCGGCATCGCCTACTTCGCCGTCGCCTACCCCGACGAGGGAGTCACCCTCCGGGACCGCGGCATCACCACCCCCATCCTGGTGCAGAACCTGCTTCACAGCGAGGTGGACAAATTCGTCCGCCACGGCCTCACCGCCCAGGTGGTGGACGGCGCCCAGATCGATTGGTTGGAAGCGGAGGCGGAACGCCAGCGGCGGGCGGTGCGGGTGCACCTCAAGATCGACACCGGCATGGGCCGCGCCGGCGCCTTCGTCACCGAGACGGCGAGCCTGGCACGGCGCATCGCCGACTCCGAGTGGTTGCTGCTGGAAGGGCTCATGACCCACTTCGCCGCCGCCGACGATCCCTCCGCGGACGACTTCACCCGCCAGCAGATCGCCCGCTTCAACCAGGCCCGCCAGGCCCTTCGAGACGCCGGCCTGACGGTGCGCTGGGAGCACGCAGCCAACAGCGCCACCATCGCCCGCTTCCCCGAAGCCCACTACTCCATGGTGCGCACCGGCCTCGCCCTCTTCGGCTACAGCGAAGTGGACGAACGGCTGGCGCTGGAGCAGGAGCCGGCGCTACGCCTGATCACCCAGGTGGTCTCGGTCAAAGAGCTTCCCCCGGGCCACGCCGTCGGCTACGGCCGCACCTGGGCCACCGACCAGGAACCCCGCCGCATTGCCGTGGTCGCCCTGGGCTACAGCGACGGCTACCCCTGGGCCCTCTCCAACCGCGGCTGGATGAGCCTCCACGGCGAGCGCTGCCCGGTGGTGGGCCGGGTGTGCATGGACGTCACCATGCTCGACGTCACCGCCCTCGGCGACCGCGTCCAACCCGGCGACGAGGTCATCGTCTTCGGCCCCGAAGACCACGAGCCCAATCTCCTCACCCTCGCCCACGACGCCGGCACCATCCCCTACGAGCTCCTCACCCGCATCTCCCCGCGGGTGCGGAGGATCTTTCGTAGCTCGTACTGA